In a genomic window of Pontibacter liquoris:
- a CDS encoding rod shape-determining protein, with the protein MFNFFNEEIAIDLGTANFLVIYKDRVVVDEPSVVAFENESGKVIAVGRKAMQMEGKAHENIRIARPLKNGVIADFHAAEHMIKGMLQLVSNGKKRFTPSYKMVICVPSGITEVEKRAIRDSAVIAGAREVYLVHEPIAAAIGIGLNVEEPTGHMVVDIGGGTTEIAVIALSGIVCDQSVRVAGDTFDSDIVHFMRRQHNILIGQPTAEKIKLAVGAAISELQEPPADTSIRGRDLVTGLPKQVNVSSSDIAHCLDRSLVKIEEAILKTLEITPPELSADIHQSGIYLTGGGALLRGLDKRIASKTKLPTHVVEDPLRTVARGTGIALKNTGRFRFLMR; encoded by the coding sequence ATGTTTAATTTTTTCAACGAGGAAATTGCCATCGATCTAGGAACTGCCAATTTTCTTGTCATTTACAAAGACAGAGTGGTGGTGGACGAACCTTCTGTTGTGGCCTTTGAAAACGAGTCGGGTAAGGTGATTGCCGTTGGCCGGAAGGCGATGCAGATGGAAGGCAAAGCGCATGAAAACATCCGCATTGCCCGGCCACTGAAGAATGGCGTAATAGCGGACTTTCATGCTGCCGAGCACATGATCAAGGGTATGCTCCAGTTGGTCAGCAACGGCAAAAAACGGTTTACGCCTTCTTACAAAATGGTGATCTGCGTGCCTTCCGGCATTACGGAAGTGGAAAAACGGGCCATACGTGACTCTGCCGTTATTGCCGGCGCCAGGGAAGTATACCTGGTACATGAACCGATTGCCGCTGCCATCGGCATCGGGCTGAACGTAGAGGAGCCCACAGGCCATATGGTCGTCGACATCGGCGGGGGCACCACCGAGATAGCGGTGATTGCGCTGAGTGGGATTGTTTGTGACCAATCAGTTCGGGTGGCAGGCGACACGTTTGATTCGGACATTGTGCACTTTATGCGCCGGCAGCACAATATTCTGATTGGCCAGCCTACCGCTGAAAAGATCAAACTGGCAGTGGGCGCCGCCATATCTGAGTTGCAGGAGCCTCCGGCCGATACTTCCATTAGGGGGCGTGACTTGGTAACCGGCCTTCCGAAGCAGGTAAATGTATCCAGCAGCGATATTGCGCATTGCCTCGATAGGTCACTCGTTAAAATAGAGGAAGCCATTCTCAAAACGCTGGAGATCACGCCGCCCGAGTTGTCAGCTGATATTCACCAGAGCGGAATTTACCTGACCGGCGGTGGTGCGCTGCTTCGCGGCCTGGACAAAAGAATTGCTTCTAAAACAAAGCTCCCCACACATGTGGTAGAAGACCCGCTCCGCACTGTGGCAAGAGGTACCGGTATTGCGCTGAAGAATACCGGTCGTTTCCGGTTCCTGATGCGGTAA
- a CDS encoding STAS/SEC14 domain-containing protein, with protein sequence MMRRELKNAFGKVYLTVEVDTLNRWVYANWIGYSTEASIKAGVIMYTELLGADLNCMLIDTRSMIGTWDHSLEWMLSKWAPRAAKAGLAYYALVANPGTFAESTADDFHARVSLFQARVFDDMEAAKDWLSPYAMKNTLGRPDHAPQADAGSRTRSVPKSRHTKRFSKYRGWKGKANTLL encoded by the coding sequence ATGATGAGGAGAGAACTTAAAAACGCCTTTGGCAAAGTATACTTAACGGTTGAGGTCGATACCCTGAACAGATGGGTGTATGCCAACTGGATCGGGTACTCTACCGAAGCAAGTATAAAAGCCGGCGTAATCATGTATACGGAGCTCCTGGGAGCGGATCTGAATTGTATGTTGATCGATACCCGATCGATGATTGGCACCTGGGACCATTCGCTGGAGTGGATGCTGAGCAAATGGGCGCCACGGGCCGCGAAAGCCGGCCTGGCGTACTATGCCCTGGTTGCTAACCCTGGCACCTTTGCCGAATCCACGGCAGATGATTTTCATGCCCGGGTAAGCTTGTTTCAGGCCCGGGTCTTTGACGACATGGAAGCTGCAAAAGATTGGCTTAGTCCGTACGCAATGAAAAATACCCTGGGCCGCCCAGATCACGCGCCGCAAGCTGATGCAGGTAGCAGGACCCGTTCTGTCCCCAAGTCCCGGCACACCAAAAGGTTTTCCAAGTATAGAGGATGGAAAGGCAAAGCGAATACGTTGTTATAA
- a CDS encoding SusC/RagA family TonB-linked outer membrane protein encodes MQHQFTSMFDGDPVKTRTRFFRTSLLAFTLCAGVPVTQGQAANLPGPVNSTEIIVATKGLSMESLRRYAIQVSGKVTDASGQPLPGVSVVLKGTTVGATTGVDGNYNLTIPDGQTNMTLVFSYIGFVKQEVSVGNRSVIDVQLQTDAKALEEVVVVGYGTMEKREVSSAVTTVTSEDFQKGAFNSPLQMIEGRVAGVTISNSAAGDPNAGPEIQLRGASSLNAGNGPLIVIDGLPGGDLRNLAQQDIESISILRDAAAAAIYGSRGANGVVLVTTKRGKAGKVQVTYDSYVEHDEVAAKPDVLSAEEFLAKGRDQDYGARTNWYDELLRKSNFGQNHSLAISGGNENTVVRLSGQYRTKEGLDIATNRKEYGLRASILQTALNGKLELGGNLSYRIANEEYTNYGAFQQAVKLNPTIPVMDPENPLMFNSFKGYDTYNPVQNLKARENGADHEYAIVDVSAKVNILDNLSTELKLARQGHIQKGREYYTSKSAESIDNERIGRARLENNSYTDYVLEWLNNYNTKIGKHDIRVLGGYSYQQSYQDGFYAENANFPSDAYWYNNLSAGSWNSDEAGRLGMDSWASKEKTIAFLGRVNYNYNDTYFLMGSFRYEGNTKFGIDNKWGLFPAVSAAWRISNLPALQNNEVVNDLKLRASYGVTGRSNFRRYTALRKYQGFGKYLNDEGEWIQVYGPGNNFNPDLRWEKAISYNVGLDFALFDNKLSGSIDVFDRRNSDLISDYTVPVPPYLHDRMTVNVGTTSSKGVEMALNWNAVSTEDFSYSTAFTGSYSKAKLGSWSNETYKSDFFYLQDLPSPGNPGPAYRLEDGTDLGNFYGYKYAGVDEDGNILVWKDGVEGSEKLRAAGPSIQANSDRDRTYIGNGTPRYELGWTHALNYKGFDLTVFFRGRFDYQILNLYQMYYGLQGEAGTNLLTDAYDRNDHIKTGKVITDYFLEDGDFVKLDNITLGWSPKLGVKQISNFRIYGSVRNVFTITGYSGLDPASVGVAGLTPGYGSLDVYPTRRNFALGAQITF; translated from the coding sequence ATGCAACACCAGTTTACGAGTATGTTTGATGGTGACCCCGTGAAAACAAGAACCCGGTTCTTTAGAACCAGCCTGCTTGCTTTTACACTGTGTGCGGGCGTGCCTGTAACGCAAGGCCAGGCGGCTAATTTGCCCGGGCCGGTAAATTCTACAGAAATCATTGTGGCTACCAAGGGGCTTTCTATGGAAAGCCTGCGCCGGTATGCCATCCAGGTGAGCGGAAAAGTGACGGACGCCAGCGGGCAGCCCTTGCCTGGCGTTTCTGTGGTGCTAAAAGGCACAACCGTTGGGGCTACCACAGGGGTAGACGGCAATTACAACCTGACCATTCCGGACGGGCAAACCAACATGACACTGGTATTCTCTTATATCGGTTTCGTGAAGCAGGAAGTGTCAGTTGGAAACAGATCGGTTATTGATGTACAGCTTCAGACAGATGCCAAGGCGCTGGAAGAAGTGGTGGTAGTAGGCTACGGTACCATGGAAAAGCGCGAAGTGAGTAGCGCCGTGACTACGGTTACCAGCGAGGATTTTCAGAAAGGTGCTTTTAACAGCCCCTTGCAAATGATAGAAGGCCGTGTGGCCGGTGTAACCATCTCTAACTCCGCAGCCGGCGATCCGAATGCCGGACCTGAAATCCAGCTACGGGGCGCTTCCTCACTGAATGCCGGAAATGGCCCCCTTATCGTAATCGATGGCTTGCCGGGCGGCGATCTGCGCAACCTGGCCCAACAGGACATCGAATCTATTTCCATCCTGAGAGACGCTGCCGCGGCTGCCATTTATGGCTCGCGCGGTGCAAACGGCGTGGTGTTGGTTACGACCAAGCGGGGCAAGGCTGGCAAAGTGCAGGTAACCTACGACAGCTATGTGGAGCACGATGAAGTAGCGGCCAAGCCCGATGTTCTTTCAGCCGAGGAGTTCCTGGCAAAAGGAAGAGACCAGGATTATGGCGCCCGCACCAACTGGTACGACGAACTGCTGCGCAAAAGCAACTTCGGGCAGAACCACTCGCTGGCCATCAGCGGCGGTAACGAAAACACTGTGGTGCGCCTTTCCGGCCAATACCGAACCAAAGAAGGTCTCGATATTGCCACGAACCGCAAAGAGTACGGCCTCCGGGCAAGCATTTTGCAAACTGCTCTCAATGGTAAACTGGAGCTGGGCGGTAACCTGTCTTACCGGATCGCAAACGAAGAGTATACCAACTATGGCGCTTTTCAGCAGGCGGTAAAATTAAACCCGACCATTCCGGTCATGGATCCGGAAAATCCTTTGATGTTTAATTCTTTCAAGGGATACGATACCTATAACCCGGTGCAGAACCTGAAAGCCCGTGAGAACGGGGCAGATCATGAGTATGCCATTGTGGATGTGAGTGCCAAGGTAAACATTCTGGATAACCTGAGCACGGAGCTAAAGCTGGCCCGCCAGGGACATATACAGAAGGGAAGAGAGTATTATACTTCCAAATCCGCAGAATCCATTGATAACGAGCGTATTGGGCGCGCCCGCCTGGAAAACAACAGCTATACGGACTATGTATTGGAATGGCTCAATAATTACAATACCAAGATCGGCAAGCACGATATCCGGGTATTAGGTGGTTATTCCTACCAGCAATCCTATCAGGATGGTTTTTACGCAGAGAACGCCAACTTCCCATCGGATGCTTACTGGTACAACAACCTGAGCGCCGGTAGCTGGAACAGCGATGAAGCGGGGCGTCTGGGGATGGATTCCTGGGCCAGTAAGGAAAAGACGATCGCCTTCCTGGGCCGCGTGAATTATAACTACAACGATACTTACTTCCTGATGGGGTCCTTCCGCTATGAAGGCAACACCAAGTTCGGTATCGATAACAAGTGGGGTTTGTTCCCGGCGGTTTCAGCCGCCTGGCGTATTTCCAACCTGCCGGCTTTGCAGAACAACGAAGTGGTTAACGACCTGAAGCTCCGTGCTTCGTACGGTGTTACCGGTCGTTCTAATTTCAGAAGGTATACCGCGCTTCGGAAATATCAGGGTTTTGGCAAATACCTGAACGACGAAGGCGAGTGGATACAGGTGTATGGCCCGGGCAACAACTTTAACCCGGACCTGCGCTGGGAGAAGGCGATCTCTTATAACGTGGGCCTTGACTTTGCCTTGTTTGATAACAAGCTGAGCGGTAGCATCGATGTCTTCGACCGCCGCAACAGTGACCTGATCTCTGATTATACCGTGCCAGTACCACCATACCTGCACGATAGAATGACGGTAAACGTGGGTACTACCAGCTCCAAAGGTGTTGAGATGGCCTTGAACTGGAATGCCGTGAGCACAGAAGATTTTAGCTATTCCACCGCCTTCACAGGTTCTTACTCCAAGGCAAAACTAGGATCCTGGTCCAATGAAACCTATAAATCTGACTTTTTCTATTTGCAGGACCTGCCTTCTCCGGGCAACCCCGGCCCGGCTTACAGACTGGAAGACGGGACGGACCTGGGTAACTTTTATGGTTACAAGTATGCTGGCGTAGACGAAGATGGCAACATCCTTGTCTGGAAAGACGGCGTGGAAGGTTCTGAAAAGCTGCGCGCCGCTGGCCCAAGCATCCAGGCAAACAGCGATCGGGACAGAACGTATATCGGAAACGGCACTCCCCGCTATGAACTGGGCTGGACCCACGCGCTGAACTACAAAGGCTTTGACCTGACCGTGTTCTTCCGCGGACGTTTCGACTACCAGATCCTGAACCTGTACCAGATGTACTATGGTCTGCAGGGCGAAGCAGGCACTAACCTGCTGACAGATGCCTACGACCGCAACGACCACATCAAAACCGGCAAGGTAATCACAGATTACTTCCTGGAAGACGGCGACTTTGTAAAACTCGACAACATTACGCTAGGCTGGTCTCCAAAACTGGGCGTGAAGCAGATCAGCAATTTCAGAATTTATGGCTCGGTTAGAAATGTGTTTACCATCACCGGTTATTCTGGTTTAGATCCTGCCTCAGTAGGGGTAGCAGGCTTAACCCCAGGCTATGGCAGTTTGGATGTGTACCCTACGCGCAGAAATTTTGCCCTTGGCGCACAGATCACTTTCTAA
- a CDS encoding RagB/SusD family nutrient uptake outer membrane protein has translation MKRYKSLLALLLLVAAAPACTDLAEQAYDVLPADNYYQDKNSVIAAVTRPYEHAHWNGWDGDRWYLSELTADQFIWAQKGRHGQDGGNWVRLHRHEWTADEGAIYGGWTGPYQGIGQCNLIIEDLTKLDYASMGLSEEDKARHINELRVLRAWFYTFLIDFYRNVPIVTVSGERKANSTPQEVFAFIETELKEALPNLPQNANVGRWDQAGAAALLVRLYLNAEAWTGTPRYTDCAAIAQQIIDGQYGQYSIDTDYRGPFRSGVAGYRSPENIFEFPHAKNIYEFGWMYDAMQHYQARYSLDNTRGGWNGITLAPSRDTEGKLLNFALGKPYEKYADGDKRKQPFHTTATNDLYEGFFLIGQQYEFNYNKGFGFDSTKMVLGTEEYTGKPLFYVDKVGRFTEGAAGLAKGSHIETGEENTGVRLLKFPWLPDSKGLLMSNSAPEIRLAEIYYSLAECKYRAGDKAGAAQLLDAVRKRNFKDAAWDAVSYATNTGKLTDDEFVDELGREFLGERHRRRDLVRWGRFGNAWWDKAADGADKTVFPIPARALNANELLTPNGY, from the coding sequence ATGAAAAGATATAAATCACTACTTGCCTTGCTGCTGCTGGTAGCTGCTGCGCCCGCCTGTACCGACCTGGCAGAGCAGGCCTATGATGTACTGCCGGCTGACAATTATTACCAGGATAAGAACTCTGTTATTGCTGCTGTGACGCGTCCTTACGAGCATGCACACTGGAATGGCTGGGATGGCGACCGCTGGTACCTCTCTGAACTGACAGCTGATCAGTTTATCTGGGCCCAGAAAGGCCGGCATGGCCAGGACGGCGGCAACTGGGTGCGCCTCCACCGCCACGAGTGGACAGCAGATGAAGGCGCTATATATGGCGGCTGGACAGGCCCTTACCAGGGGATTGGCCAGTGTAACCTCATTATCGAAGACCTGACCAAGTTGGATTATGCCAGCATGGGCTTGTCGGAGGAGGATAAAGCCAGACACATCAACGAGCTTCGGGTGCTGCGCGCCTGGTTCTATACTTTCCTGATCGACTTCTACCGCAACGTGCCTATCGTAACTGTTTCCGGGGAACGTAAAGCCAATTCTACGCCGCAGGAGGTGTTTGCCTTTATCGAAACCGAACTGAAGGAAGCCCTGCCCAACCTGCCGCAGAATGCTAACGTAGGCCGCTGGGACCAGGCCGGCGCTGCTGCCCTGCTGGTGCGCTTATACTTAAACGCCGAAGCCTGGACCGGTACGCCAAGATACACGGATTGTGCCGCCATTGCGCAGCAGATCATCGACGGGCAGTATGGCCAGTACTCGATCGATACCGATTACAGAGGGCCATTCCGATCAGGAGTGGCTGGCTACCGGTCGCCGGAGAATATCTTCGAGTTTCCGCATGCTAAAAACATTTATGAATTTGGCTGGATGTATGATGCCATGCAGCATTACCAGGCTAGATACTCGCTGGATAACACCCGCGGAGGCTGGAACGGTATCACGCTGGCGCCATCGCGCGACACGGAAGGCAAGCTGTTGAACTTTGCACTAGGCAAGCCTTACGAGAAGTATGCCGACGGCGACAAGCGTAAGCAGCCGTTCCATACAACTGCTACAAATGACCTGTATGAGGGCTTCTTCCTGATCGGCCAGCAGTATGAATTCAACTACAATAAAGGATTCGGCTTCGACAGCACCAAAATGGTGTTAGGAACGGAAGAGTATACTGGCAAGCCTTTGTTCTATGTAGACAAGGTAGGCCGTTTCACGGAGGGTGCCGCAGGCTTAGCCAAAGGCTCTCACATCGAAACAGGTGAAGAAAACACCGGCGTGCGTTTGCTCAAATTCCCGTGGTTGCCTGATTCCAAAGGGCTGCTGATGTCTAACTCTGCTCCGGAGATTCGTTTGGCGGAAATATACTACTCGTTAGCTGAGTGTAAGTACCGTGCAGGCGACAAAGCAGGTGCTGCCCAGTTACTGGATGCGGTTCGCAAACGTAACTTCAAGGATGCTGCCTGGGATGCTGTAAGTTATGCAACGAACACAGGCAAGCTGACAGACGACGAGTTTGTGGATGAACTAGGTCGTGAATTCCTGGGAGAGCGCCACCGCAGAAGGGACCTGGTGCGCTGGGGACGTTTTGGAAACGCCTGGTGGGATAAAGCAGCAGACGGTGCGGATAAAACGGTTTTCCCGATACCTGCACGAGCGCTGAACGCCAACGAGCTTTTAACGCCTAACGGATATTAA
- a CDS encoding glycoside hydrolase family 125 protein — MNRRTFLQNSALAGAGALLSPLAFAASSGFPVVRVPAAKRHFQSKAVDGAIKEFSKQVKDKELAWLFENCFPSTLDTTVTYQTKNGRPNTYVITGDIDAMWLRDSSAQVWPYLKFVKKDEPLRQLIAGVINRQTQNILRDPYANAFYDDTSKVGEWGTDKTAMKPGVHERKWEIDSLCYPIRLAYHYWLATGDTKPFDGQWQQAIKTTLKTFKEQQRKEDLGPYRFQRETTNATDTQPMSGYGLPVKPVGLICSAFRPSDDATVFSFLIPSNFFAVVSLRQAAEMMQKIASDKATANELLSLASEVEKALQEHAVAEHPGFGKIYAFEVDGFGNHYFMDDANVPSLLSLPYLGAVSATDPVYQNTRKYVLSESNPFFFKGSAAEGIGGPHVGRDMIWPMAITMRALTSNDPQEIKTCIQLLKSTHAGTGFMHEAFHKNDPKNFTRSWFAWANTLFGELLWKSYQENPKLLA; from the coding sequence ATGAATAGAAGAACATTTTTACAAAACTCCGCCCTGGCTGGTGCCGGTGCCCTTTTAAGTCCGCTTGCCTTTGCCGCCTCTTCCGGGTTCCCGGTAGTGCGCGTGCCCGCTGCCAAACGCCATTTTCAGAGCAAAGCCGTCGACGGTGCTATCAAGGAATTCAGCAAGCAGGTAAAAGACAAAGAGCTGGCCTGGTTGTTTGAGAACTGCTTTCCCAGCACCCTCGATACCACGGTTACTTACCAGACCAAGAACGGCCGCCCTAATACCTACGTCATCACCGGCGATATCGACGCCATGTGGCTGCGCGATAGCTCGGCCCAGGTGTGGCCTTACTTGAAATTCGTTAAAAAAGATGAACCCCTGCGCCAGTTAATTGCAGGTGTCATTAACCGCCAGACCCAGAACATCCTGCGCGATCCGTATGCCAATGCCTTTTATGATGACACGAGCAAAGTAGGGGAGTGGGGCACAGACAAAACCGCGATGAAGCCCGGCGTGCACGAGCGCAAGTGGGAAATCGATTCGTTGTGTTACCCTATCCGGCTAGCCTATCATTACTGGCTGGCAACAGGCGATACCAAGCCTTTTGATGGGCAGTGGCAACAGGCCATTAAAACCACGTTGAAGACCTTTAAAGAGCAGCAGCGCAAAGAAGACCTCGGCCCGTACCGCTTTCAGCGCGAAACCACTAATGCTACCGATACCCAACCCATGTCAGGATATGGCTTGCCTGTAAAGCCGGTGGGCCTGATCTGCTCGGCCTTCCGGCCCAGCGACGATGCAACGGTTTTCTCCTTCCTCATTCCCTCTAATTTCTTTGCGGTGGTGAGCCTGCGGCAGGCAGCCGAGATGATGCAGAAAATTGCTTCCGACAAAGCAACGGCCAATGAGCTGCTTAGCCTGGCATCAGAAGTAGAGAAAGCGCTGCAGGAGCATGCGGTAGCAGAGCATCCCGGGTTTGGCAAGATCTACGCCTTTGAAGTAGACGGTTTCGGCAACCATTATTTCATGGACGATGCCAACGTACCCAGCTTACTGTCGCTGCCTTACCTGGGTGCGGTAAGTGCTACCGATCCCGTGTATCAGAACACCCGCAAATACGTGCTCTCAGAAAGTAACCCCTTCTTTTTTAAAGGCAGTGCAGCAGAAGGTATAGGAGGCCCCCACGTAGGCCGGGATATGATCTGGCCGATGGCGATTACAATGCGGGCTTTGACCAGTAACGACCCGCAGGAAATAAAAACGTGCATCCAGTTGCTCAAGAGCACGCACGCCGGCACAGGGTTTATGCACGAGGCTTTTCACAAGAACGATCCCAAGAATTTCACCCGCTCCTGGTTTGCCTGGGCCAATACCTTGTTTGGCGAGCTGCTGTGGAAATCCTACCAGGAAAATCCGAAGCTGCTAGCCTAG
- a CDS encoding ROK family protein has protein sequence MNESIVLGVDIGGSHITAAMVDLERKAIMPAAWARNRVDAHGSAEEIIDTWACVMEQVLPSETAASIKIGIAIPGPFDYEGGISLIRNQNKYDALYGRNVKELLATRLGINHENILLVNDAGCFLTGEIFSGAAAGAHRAVGLTLGTGLGSARYRNGIGSDADLWRVPFKDAIAEEYLSTRAMVKSYQRLTGKVVDGVEELARLYEADPQVKLVFKELAENLACFIVTHLQQEKPDVIVIGGNIAKAWDYFIPETEKRLAAYKMPVCLRKAELGEAAVLIGAASYWQTEQV, from the coding sequence ATGAATGAATCAATAGTATTGGGGGTGGATATCGGAGGGTCACATATCACGGCAGCCATGGTCGATTTAGAGCGGAAAGCCATTATGCCGGCGGCCTGGGCCCGCAACAGAGTGGATGCCCATGGTTCGGCGGAAGAGATCATCGACACCTGGGCTTGTGTGATGGAGCAGGTGCTCCCCTCTGAAACAGCCGCTTCCATCAAGATAGGGATCGCTATTCCAGGCCCTTTCGACTATGAAGGGGGGATTTCGCTGATCCGAAACCAAAACAAGTATGATGCCCTGTACGGGCGCAATGTAAAAGAACTGCTGGCTACCAGGTTGGGTATAAACCACGAAAACATACTGCTGGTAAATGATGCCGGGTGTTTCCTGACAGGGGAGATCTTTAGTGGCGCTGCTGCCGGTGCCCACAGAGCTGTAGGCTTAACATTGGGTACCGGGCTTGGTTCTGCCAGGTACCGCAACGGCATAGGCAGCGATGCAGACCTATGGCGAGTGCCTTTCAAAGATGCCATTGCAGAGGAATATCTTTCTACACGGGCCATGGTAAAAAGTTACCAGCGGCTCACGGGCAAAGTGGTGGACGGCGTGGAGGAGCTGGCGCGTCTGTATGAGGCAGACCCGCAGGTGAAGCTGGTGTTTAAAGAGCTGGCAGAGAATCTGGCATGTTTCATTGTCACACACCTGCAGCAAGAAAAACCCGATGTGATCGTGATCGGCGGAAACATTGCCAAAGCCTGGGATTACTTTATACCGGAAACGGAAAAAAGGCTGGCCGCTTATAAGATGCCGGTTTGCCTTCGGAAAGCCGAACTGGGCGAAGCGGCCGTGCTGATCGGGGCGGCAAGTTACTGGCAAACAGAACAGGTCTAA
- a CDS encoding GH92 family glycosyl hydrolase: MKKLSYTFLILAVWSVASCVKIGQQVSNRPAVYTSGSAGHTHYVNPLIGTAPLLDPKVIGYTPPKDWRVWAGLVFPGSSLPNAMVQLSPITEFGSGAGYEYEDTVIQAFTHTNKGHWNLCNIPVLPVTGSTAGKDNFRSRFSHDQETVAAGFYGVLLQDYGVQVNLTSTLRCGFHQYNYPANTERSIVFDLAKANNKVRSWHIEQVGNAAVQGYQDVGEDKVYFYASVSSPISSLEKRAENTKDGLAILHIKDGGSNAVEMKIGLSFVSMANAKQNLARELGNKSFGEVRSEANQVWENLLSKIDVKGGTEKQKQLFYTSLYRSFLWPALRSDVNGQYSDANGEVASAAFNYYTVPSLWDTYRNKLVLLGLVSPQVTTDVIRSLKDIGDKKGFIPTFFHGDHAAPFITGSYLRGIDGFDVAGTYKLLLRNANEEGGTRPFIREYIEKGYIADPDVANPHVETKAKAGVSKTLEYAYDDYSLAQLAKALGDSANYRGLMKRSQNYRNMFDPATRFMRGRLANGEWIKNFNPQYPYYEYMYREANAWQLSFFAPHDMPGLVALYGGEKGFESKLDSLFTVPWNPNYIARNVSTFIGQYCHGNQPDHEAPFAYHFIGKPEKSQQIIDKILNELYGIGEQGLALSGMDDAGEMSSWYVFSALGLYPFSPADASYLVTVPLFEEVRWKLNDGKELVLKKPGKGRDLKAILVNGKQNEGYFVPHTLFRNGGEITIMTGSGQ, encoded by the coding sequence ATGAAAAAGCTATCCTATACCTTCCTTATACTTGCCGTTTGGTCTGTAGCCTCCTGCGTTAAAATCGGGCAGCAGGTCAGCAACAGACCGGCGGTGTATACTTCCGGTAGCGCTGGCCATACACACTATGTGAACCCGCTGATTGGCACTGCGCCGCTGCTGGACCCCAAGGTGATCGGCTATACGCCGCCAAAAGACTGGCGGGTATGGGCAGGCCTTGTTTTCCCGGGCAGCTCGCTTCCGAATGCGATGGTGCAGCTGAGCCCGATCACGGAGTTCGGCTCCGGGGCCGGGTATGAGTATGAGGATACGGTGATCCAGGCGTTTACCCATACCAACAAAGGGCACTGGAACCTGTGCAATATCCCGGTGCTTCCGGTAACGGGCAGCACAGCGGGGAAGGATAATTTCCGCTCCCGGTTCTCCCACGACCAAGAAACTGTTGCGGCGGGCTTTTACGGCGTGCTGCTCCAGGATTATGGGGTGCAGGTCAATCTCACGTCCACGCTCCGCTGCGGCTTTCACCAATACAACTACCCGGCTAACACGGAGCGCAGCATTGTGTTCGACTTGGCCAAAGCAAACAATAAGGTGCGCAGCTGGCACATTGAGCAGGTGGGCAATGCCGCCGTGCAAGGCTACCAGGATGTGGGCGAAGACAAAGTATACTTCTACGCCAGCGTGAGCAGCCCTATCAGCAGCCTTGAAAAAAGAGCAGAGAATACGAAAGACGGCCTGGCGATCCTGCACATCAAGGATGGCGGGAGCAATGCGGTTGAAATGAAGATCGGGCTCTCTTTTGTGAGCATGGCCAATGCAAAGCAGAACCTGGCACGCGAACTGGGAAACAAATCGTTTGGAGAAGTGCGCAGCGAAGCCAACCAGGTATGGGAGAACCTGCTATCAAAAATTGATGTGAAAGGCGGGACCGAGAAGCAGAAACAGCTGTTTTATACTTCCCTCTACCGCAGTTTTCTCTGGCCCGCTTTGCGCAGCGATGTGAATGGCCAGTATTCGGACGCGAACGGAGAGGTGGCCAGTGCGGCCTTCAATTACTATACGGTTCCCTCGCTCTGGGATACGTACCGCAACAAGCTGGTGCTGCTGGGCCTGGTTTCGCCACAGGTAACCACCGATGTGATCAGATCGCTGAAGGACATAGGTGATAAGAAAGGCTTTATCCCTACTTTTTTCCACGGCGATCATGCGGCTCCTTTTATCACAGGATCTTACCTGCGGGGCATCGACGGCTTTGATGTGGCGGGAACCTATAAGCTGCTGCTCAGAAACGCCAACGAAGAAGGTGGCACGCGGCCTTTTATCCGGGAGTATATCGAGAAAGGCTACATTGCAGACCCAGACGTTGCCAACCCGCATGTCGAGACAAAAGCCAAGGCAGGCGTGTCCAAAACCCTGGAGTATGCCTACGACGATTATTCCCTGGCGCAACTGGCCAAAGCCCTGGGCGACTCGGCCAACTACCGCGGGCTGATGAAGCGCTCGCAGAACTACCGTAATATGTTCGACCCGGCCACACGGTTTATGCGGGGCAGGCTGGCCAACGGCGAGTGGATAAAGAATTTCAACCCGCAGTACCCTTACTATGAGTATATGTACCGGGAGGCGAATGCCTGGCAGCTTTCCTTTTTCGCGCCCCACGACATGCCTGGGCTGGTAGCCCTCTACGGCGGCGAAAAAGGCTTTGAATCAAAGCTCGACTCGCTCTTCACCGTGCCCTGGAACCCCAACTACATTGCCCGCAACGTCTCGACCTTTATCGGGCAGTACTGCCACGGTAACCAACCCGACCATGAGGCGCCCTTCGCCTATCATTTTATCGGCAAGCCGGAAAAATCGCAGCAGATCATCGATAAGATCCTCAACGAACTGTATGGCATTGGCGAACAGGGCCTGGCATTAAGCGGCATGGACGATGCCGGGGAGATGTCTTCCTGGTATGTGTTCAGTGCGCTGGGGCTATACCCTTTTTCGCCTGCCGATGCCTCTTACCTGGTAACCGTGCCACTTTTTGAGGAGGTGCGCTGGAAATTGAACGACGGGAAAGAACTGGTTCTTAAAAAGCCTGGAAAAGGCAGGGATTTAAAGGCCATACTAGTGAATGGGAAGCAAAACGAGGGGTATTTTGTCCCGCATACGCTTTTCCGCAACGGTGGCGAAATAACAATCATGACCGGAAGCGGCCAGTAA